A stretch of Fusarium poae strain DAOMC 252244 chromosome 2, whole genome shotgun sequence DNA encodes these proteins:
- a CDS encoding hypothetical protein (BUSCO:48828at5125): MSSETVFVLPGDSIDPSLVPSHPKKPLRLGPGLRHVPPNDIIPTLAGQLVTDRQKNAIRVENARGRYTPRVGELVIGTIQRSAADFFFVTLSDYTAPAQLPQLSFEGATKKTRPQLAAGALVYARVALANRHMDPEIECVSASTGKSEGLGPLTGGMLYNVSLGMARRLMMPKSVQEGRIVVLEELGNAGLQFETATGRNGKFWVDSESVKTVIAVGRAVQETDEKNLDVEEQKKLVRKIIKELS; this comes from the exons ATGTCATCCGAGACTGTATTTGTACTACCGGGCGATAGCATTGACCCATCTCTCGTTCCTTCGCATCCAAAGAAACCTCTTCGTCTCGGCCCTGGTCTGCGACATGTACCTCCCAACGACATCATTCCCACACTCGCTGGTCAGCTCGTAACCGACCGACAAAAGAATGCTATTCGGGTAGAGAATGCTCGAGGCAGG TACACTCCACGTGTCGGTGAACTCGTCATCGGAACGATTCAGCGCAGCGCTGCagacttcttcttcgttACTCTTTCCGACTATACCGCACCCGCACAACTCCCACAGCTCTCCTTCGAGGGTGCTACAAAGAAGACTCGCCCTCAGCTCGCTGCGGGCGCACTTGTGTACGCACGTGTCGCTCTCGCTAATCGCCACATGGACCCAGAGATAGAATGTGTGTCTGCATCAACAGGAAAGTCTGAGGGCCTAGGTCCTTTAACGGGTGGTATGCTATATAACGTGTCACTTGGAATGGCCCGACGTCTCATGATGCCCAAGAGCGTGCAAGAAGGTCGTATCGTGGTGTTGGAAGAGCTTGGCAATGCAGGTCTTCAGTTTGAAACCGCAACAGGACGCAATGGCAAGTTTTGGGTCGACAGCGAAAGCGTGAAGACAGTTATTGCGGTAGGAAGGGCAGTACAAGAGACGGACGAGAAGAACTTAGACGTCGAGGAACAGAAGAAGCTGGTGAGGAAAATCATCAAAGAGCTAAGCTAA
- a CDS encoding hypothetical protein (BUSCO:27113at5125) translates to MGPLVQGPSSPTKDIRGDANDPETGEAPTAVSSPTVDHQRRLSSQDSFKPSGENTRGGVDGSVKDLDWAPHDALIQPNGQAQALNQPNTGHRLDTNLPAQGFSDAQPGFDNSIPRSAPFSLDGTCHEEYMPQSIGDAHDGTLNGTSADYYSPAVPSEAFGMFTTEEPRPQPQRSWSRGSSLKHNLKQMFSRKSTRDQSFSSPTSLSLAESPENTRPAPHTTQDVPLQRITTAGDPTESPTDIIAPAIDSLPVPHPAQALGSPIVLPSTLPKDAVSSSPDYSPTTFNFNASQSPPSHPAPGTVNPMDMMPASTESELWHRTNYQLYVAQSSPQQLHPSMDPGRNEGPVDSPSPLTLGPNTPQPQPQLLPVIQSPTPTQSETTFKKEEPDESQDISMSDIPSNDHLSPLPGSNVRHQSYPSDASTPQPGPASTNPSSLNTPATQLDTPSPHSGASSDHRPSVSPGNGASNMSPKNGVYACDEPGCHQVFDQAHKLKHHQRYHTKDHKCPYPNCGKGFGTKTHLQRHVNDRHERKKKFHCAVPGCDYSRQGGKGFPRKDNWKRHMTKIHNMDQRYLPDPVEVDQDMGGI, encoded by the exons ATGGGTCCTCTAGTTCAGGGACCATCGTCTCCAACGAAGGACATCAGGG GCGACGCGAACGACCCTGAGACGGGCGAAGCTCCTACAGCCGTATCTTCGCCAACCGTCGATCACCAACGACGCTTATCGTCCCAGGACTCATTCAAACCCTCTGGAGAGAACACGCGTGGAGGTGTGGACGGATCTGTTAAGGATTTAGATTGGGCCCCCCATGATGCTCTGATACAGCCCAACGGACAAGCTCAAGCATTAAATCAACCTAATACTGGCCACCGACTTGATACCAATTTACCTGCACAAGGCTTCAGCGACGCTCAGCCGGGTTTCGACAACTCGATACCACGTTCGGCGCCATTTAGTCTCGATGGAACATGTCATGAAGAATATATGCCCCAGTCCATTGGCGATGCACACGATGGAACTCTCAATGGAACCAGTGCAGACTACTACAGTCCAGCCGTGCCTTCCGAGGCCTTTGGCATGTTCACAACTGAGGAACCTCGCCCTCAACCCCAACGCTCGTGGTCGCGTGGAAGTTCATTGAAACATAATCTGAAGCAGATGTTCAGTCGAAAGAGCACGCGTGACCAATCCTTCAGTTCACCGACGTCGTTGTCCCTTGCTGAAAGTCCTGAAAACACAAGACCTGCTCCTCACACTACGCAGGACGTGCCTCTTCAGCGGATCACCACAGCTGGAGACCCGACTGAATCTCCCACCGACATCATTGCGCCCGCTATCGACTCATTACCAGTACCTCATCCTGCGCAGGCCCTGGGTTCGCCTATTGTCTTACCATCCACCCTTCCCAAAGACGCCGTGTCAAGTTCTCCAGATTATTCACCAACCACGTTCAACTTCAACGCATCTCAGTCCCCTCCTAGCCACCCCGCTCCCGGTACTGTGAACCCAATGGATATGATGCCTGCTTCAACGGAAAGCGAATTATGGCACAGAACAAACTATCAACTATACGTAGCGCAATCCTCGCCACAGCAACTACACCCATCAATGGATCCTGGGAGAAACGAGGGACCTGTCGATTCACCCTCGCCATTAACACTCGGTCCTAATACTCCCcagcctcagcctcaacTTCTGCCCGTTATCCAGTCACCTACGCCCACACAGAGCGAAACTACATTTAAGAAGGAAGAGCCCGACGAGAGCCAGGATATCTCCATGTCTGATATTCCATCGAATGACCACTTGAGTCCCTTGCCTGGTAGCAACGTCAGACACCAGAGCTACCCCTCAGATGCATCAACTCCCCAGCCGGGACCTGCATCCACTAACCCTTCATCACTAAACACTCCTGCAACTCAGCTTGATACACCTTCTCCTCATTCTGGTGCATCCTCCGACCATCGTCCGAGCGTATCGCCGGGTAACGGTGCCAGCAATATGTCGCCCAAGAATGGCGTGTACGCGTGTGACGAACCTGGCTGTCACCAGGTCTTTGACCAGGCACACAAGCTCAA ACACCATCAACGCTACCATACAAAGGACCACAAATGTCCTTACCCAAACTGTGGCAAAGGTTTTGGAACCAAAACTCATCTCCAGCGTCATGTCAATGATCGAcatgagaggaagaagaagttccACTGCGCAGTCCCAGGCTGCGACTATTCACGACAGGGTGGGAAGGGATTCCCCCGCAAGGATAATTGGAAGCGACATATGACGAAAATTCACAACATGGACCAAAGATATCTTCCAGACCCCGTGGAAGTTGATCAAGACATGGGAGGCATATAA
- a CDS encoding hypothetical protein (BUSCO:17956at5125), translating into MSDNAGAKGPEPGDRVAIGITFGNSNSSIAYTVDDKAEVIANEDGDRQIPTVLSYVDGDEYYGGQAKAFLVRNPDNTIANFRDFLGQEFKSIDPTHSHASAHPQDVSGSVAFAVKDKVEEDASSIPVSEITTRYLRRLVGSASDYLGKKVTSAVVTVPTNFSEKQREALIKSANEAGLEILQLISDPVAAVLAYDARPEAKIEDKIVVVADLGGTRSDVAVIASRGGLYTILATAHDYEFAGVHLDNALMEHFAKEFQKKHSIDPRNNARSLAKLRLESEATKRALSLGANAQFSVESLAEGFDFSVTINRTRYEMVARKVFEGFNRLIEGVVKKAGLDVLDIDEVILSGGTSHTPRIANNLRTIFPETTEIQAPATSVSAVNPSELLARGAALQASLIQEYEASDIEQSTHPAVTTVKHISNAIGVITVGTDGEDVFTPIVAPETAVPARRTVHIPSPKDGGDVLIKIAEGNTHIKVTKPEPKVKEEAKDEDDSEFDDSDEEDEETREKIWKIGNTLAEAAVKDVKAGGKVEVTINVLADLGVTVTTREVGGKGGVRGNI; encoded by the exons ATGAGTGACAACGCTGGCGCTAAGGGCCCCGAGCCTGGTGATCGAGTTGCCATTGGCATCACCTTTGGCAACTCCAACAGTTCTATTGCTTACACCGTTGACGACAAGGCCGAGGTTATTGCCAACGAGGATGGAG ATCGACAAATTCCTACTGTTCTCTCCTACGTTGACGGCGACGAGTACTATGGTGGACAAGCTAAGGCTTTCCTTGTTCGAAACCCCGACAACACCATCGCCAACTTCAGGGACTTCCTCGGACAAGA ATTCAAGTCTATCGATCCTACCCACTCTCACGCCTCTGCTCATCCTCAGGACGTTTCTGGTTCCGTTGCTTTCGCTGTGAAAGATAAGGTCGAGGAGGATGCTTCCAGCATTCCCGTCTCTGAGATCACTACCCGATACCTGCGACGACTTGTCGGTTCCGCTTCCGACTACCTTGGCAAGAAGGTTACCTCTGCCGTTGTCACTGTCCCCACAAACTTTTCTGAGAAGCAGCGAGAGGCCCTGATCAAGTCCGCCAACGAGGCTGGTCTCGAGATTCTCCAGCTCATCTCCGATCCGGTTGCCGCCGTTCTGGCTTACGATGCTCGTCCTGAGGCCAAGATTGAGGACAAGATCGTTGTTGTCGCTGACCTTGGTGGCACCCGATCTGATGTTGCTGTTATCGCTTCGCGAGGTGGTCTCTACACCATCCTGGCCACTGCTCACGACTACGAATTCGCTGGTGTTCACCTGGATAACGCCCTCATGGAGCACTTCGCCAAGGAGTTCCAGAAGAAGCACAGCATCGACCCCCGAAACAACGCCCGCAGTCTCGCCAAGCTCCGACTCGAGTCTGAGGCTACCAAGCGAGCTCTCAGCTTGGGTGCCAACGCTCAGTTCAGCGTTGAGAGCCTGGCTGAAGGCTTTGACTTCTCTGTTACTATCAACAGAACAAGATACGAGATGGTAGCCCGCAAGGTCTTTGAGGGCTTCAACCGACTTATCGAGGGTGTTGTCAAGAAGGCTGGCCTTGACGTTCTCGATATCGACGAGGTTATCCTGTCTGGCGGTACTTCTCACACCCCCCGCATTGCCAACAATCTTCGCACTATCTTCCCTGAGACCACCGAGATCCAGGCTCCCGCCACCAGTGTCTCTGCTGTCAACCCCTCCGAGCTCCTAGCTCGCGGCGCTGCTCTCCAAGCCTCTCTTATCCAGGAGTACGAGGCTTCTGACATCGAGCAGTCTACCCACCCTGCTGTCACCACCGTTAAGCATATCTCCAACGCCATTGGTGTTATCACTGTCGGCACCGACGGCGAGGATGTCTTCACCCCTATCGTTGCCCCCGAGACCGCCGTTCCCGCTCGACGCACCGTTCACATCCCTTCTCCCAAGGATGGTGGTGATGTGCTTATCAAGATTGCTGAGGGTAACACTCACATCAAGGTGACCAAGCCTGAGCCCAAAGTCAaggaggaggccaaggatgaagatgactcTGAATTCGACGATTccgatgaggaggatgaggagacCCGCGAGAAGATTTGGAAGATTGGCAACACACTTGCTGAAGCCGCTGTTAAGGATGTCAAGGCTGGTGGCAAGGTCGAGGTCACAATTAACGTTCTTGCCGACCTAGGTGTCACTGTCACAACCCGTGAAGTTGGTGGCAAGGGTGGTGTGCGAGGAAACATCTAA